A section of the Cololabis saira isolate AMF1-May2022 chromosome 6, fColSai1.1, whole genome shotgun sequence genome encodes:
- the pikfyve gene encoding 1-phosphatidylinositol 3-phosphate 5-kinase isoform X10 — MTCVSNSNSVAFFKSRRSSDMAADDKSSSSSSTEWNIEPPVISPASPSHLTHFKPLTPEQEEPPLRSAYSSFVSLFRFNNKEEGRPSSTASEKSDAPSPARQSDRRSLSSSPSHSIHGPRSHRKLHPEHLRRTSTASDGSRKSDTPLSNHDPRTAVQLRTALKRLKEIMEGRSQDSDLKQYWMPDSQCKECYDCNEKFTTFRRRHHCRLCGQIFCSRCCNQEIPGKFMGYTGDLRACTYCRKLALSYAHSADSCSIGEDLNALSDSPGSVCVLEPSEPRTPVGGRKASRNIFLEEDLTWQRKSVSSLSHRKTPIGMRKNMIHQESQNSGIASRLTTLQEDVGKSPARKRSASVTNLSLDRSGSSLVPSYDSSDSSQLKDLWKKICHNSTGMEFQDHRYWLRTYPNCIVGKELVNWLLRNGTISTRAQAIAIGQALVDGRWLDCVTHHDQVFRDEYALYRPLQSTEFSETPSPDSDSVNSLEGHSEPSWFKDIKFDDSDTEQLPDEAEYTMPNSASPSKRTSVSSFHSAVDSDSASSINLNMEQNNVNFHIKKQSKYPHVPPAAEQKAEFLVSEDGGQNIVISDAFIKESLFNRRVEEKAKEMLFTPLGWHHSSLDQLREENGEKKAMERLLSANHSHMMALLQQLLYSESLSLSWRDIIVPVVRQVVQTVRPDVRNCDDDMDIRQLVHIKKIPGGRKFDSMVVNGFVCTKNIAHKKMNSYIKNPKILLLKCSIEYLYREETKFTCIDPIVLQEREFLKNYVQRIVDVRPNLVLVEKTVSRIAQDMLLEHGITLVINVKPQVLDRVSHMTQGDLVISMDQLLTKPRLGTCHKFFMQPFTLASSEAKTLMFFEGCPPHLGCSIKLRGASEYELARVKEIIMLMVCVAYHSQLEISFLMDEFAMPPSLPQSSSFPCLLEGTTADEDTDGDSLERTVGNDDSTLGEQPDDKALPSNGELKPRSPPCSVSEEAVSMEVRTSSPLSTPPSLPVPVAPPFLLEDDQEMDSDTLIGASEGEAGGEESLSRGESLGPDDGERSETPTPKLFRDPLQDDTGMFVTEQVSSSDDRLKSISAVFKQELKDIIMCISPFITFKEPFLLTPAGMHCPSRDYFPEQVYLSPLLNKDLKELDGRRKRQLLKDSAPSSLANGQINGAAQPKPISVLPCHGLTRTRIVGQLNSSQDLARMLADYRAKGGRIRQKEVGDPFCSPASSQSRATETASKAPAKTDVEEDKMNKQNDMSWTPKLDCLNPVNHQRLCVLFSSSSVQSNNAPNPCVSPWIVTMEFYGKNDLSLGVFLERYCFRPSYQCPSMFCETPMVHHIRRFVHGSGCVQIVLKELDSPVPGYQHTILNYSWCRICKQVTPVVPLSNDSWSMSFAKYLELRFYGHQYTRRANAEPCGHSIHKDYHQYFSYNQMVASFSYTTVRLLEICLPRPKLFIRNLGPSKSNLQQDLKDFSQKVTQVYLAIDDRLTSLKTETFSKTREEKMEDLFAQKDMEEAELRSWIEKLQMRLQACGLDSPQQLQAVLESLVVKKQSLCEMLQSWNSRLQELFQQEKGRKRLSVPPSPGRHRPTATEDGSKSAVESSPRNPSPVVQNGDKEDRHLCPLLSTTSSLLPSPGDPGADPATPAPPSAEQDSLSLPEDVFDGHLLGSTDSQVKEKSTMKAILANFLPGNSYNPIAIPFDPDKHYLMYEHERVPIAVCEREPSSIIAFALSCKEYKTALDELSRVSNAGVDEAPQVSSSAESRVKSSPARTSDSSSSQQSRNSSDTDPPKDADSADKQKKQTLNPHIELQFSDTSAKFYCRIYYAEEFHKMREEIMESSEEDFVRSLSHCVNWQARGGKSGAVFYATEDDRFILKQMPRLEVQSFLDFAPHYFTYITGGVQQKRPTALAKILGVYRIGYKNSQNNTEKKLDLLVMENLFYGRKMAQVFDLKGSLRNRNVKTDSGKESCEVVLLDENLLKLIHDNPLYIRSHCKAILRAAIHSDAYFLSSHLIIDYSLLVGRDDATDQLVVGIIDYIRTFTWDKKLEMVVKSTGILGGQGKMPTVVSPELYRARFCEAMDKYFLMVPDHWTGLGTNC, encoded by the exons aGGAGGGCCGTCCTTCCTCCACTGCTTCAGAGAAGTCGGATGCGCCGTCCCCTGCCCGTCAGTCGGATAGGCGGAGCTTGTCATCCAGTCCTTCCCACTCCATCCATGGCCCGAGATCACACCGGAAGCTGCACCCCGAGCACCTCCGGCGCACCTCCACCGCCTCTG ACGGCAGCAGGAAGTCGGATACACCGCTCAGTAACCATGACCCCCGGACCGCCGTGCAGCTTCGCACCGCTCTGAAGAGGCTGAAGGAGATCATGGAGGGAAGGAGCCAG GACAGCGATCTGAAGCAGTACTGGATGCCGGACAGCCAGTGTAAGGAGTGTTACGACTGCAACGAGAAGTTCACCACCTTCCGCCGAAGGCACCACTGCAGACTGTGTGGACAGATCTTCTGCAGCCGCTGCTGCAACCAGGAGATCCCCGGGAAGTTCATGGGCTACACGG GAGATCTGCGGGCCTGCACGTACTGCCGCAAGCTGGCGCTCAGCTACGCTCACTCCGCAGACTCGTGCTCCATCGGCGAGGACCTGAACGCCTTGTCGGACTCTCCCGGCTCCGTGTGCGTGCTGGAACCGAGCGAGCCGCGGACCCCGGTGGGGGGGCGGAAGGCCAGCAGGAACATCTTCCTGGAGGAAGACCTGACCTGGCAGAG AAAATCTGTTTCCTCTCTCTCGCATAGAAAAACTCCCATTGGGATGAGGAAGAA CATGATTCACCAGGAGTCTCAGAACAGCGGCATCGCCTCAAGACTCACAACGCTGCAGGAGGATGTGGGAAAGTCACCGGCGAGGAAGAG aTCTGCCAGTGTGACCAACCTGTCCCTGGACCGCTCTGGATCCTCCCTGGTCCCGTCCTACGACAGCTCG GACTCCTCTCAGCTGAAGGACCTCTGGAAGAAAATCTGCCATAACAGCACAGGGATGGAGTTCCAGGACCACAGGTACTGGCTGAGGACCTACCCCAACTGCATTGTGGGGAAGGAGCTCGTCAACTGGCTGCTGAGGAACGGCACCATCTCCACCAG GGCCCAAGCGATCGCAATCGGCCAGGCGTTGGTGGACGGCCGCTGGCTGGACTGCGTCACCCACCACGACCAGGTGTTCAGGGACGAGTACGCCCTCTACCGCCCTCTCCAG AGTACAGAGTTCTCCGAAACGCCGTCTCCCGACAGCGATAGCGTCAACTCCCTTGAGGGCCATTCAGAGCCGTCCTGGTTCAAGGACATCAAGTTTGATGACAGCgatacagagcagcttcccgaTGAGGCCGAGTACACCATGCCCA ACTCCGCCAGCCCCAGCAAGAGGACGTCGGTCAGCAGCTTCCACTCGGCGGTGGACAGCGACTCGGCCTCCTCCATCAACCTCAACATGGAGCAGAACAATGTGAACTTTCACATCAAGAAGCAGTCCAAATACCCTCACGTGCCACCTGCTGCAGAGCAGAAAG CAGAATTTCTCGTGTCTGAGGATGGAGGGCAGAACATTGTGATCAGCGATGCCTTCATCAAAG AGTCTCTGTTCAACCGCCGCGTGGAGGAGAAGGCTAAAGAGATGCTGTTCACGCCGCTGGGCTGGCACCACAGCTCCCTGGATCAGCTCAGggaggagaacggggagaagaAGGCCATGGAGAGGCTGCT CTCGGCCAACCACAGCCACATGAtggcgctgctgcagcagctgctctaCAGCGAGTCCCTGTCTCTGTCCTGGAGGGACATCATCGTCCCCGTGGTCCGGCAGGTCGTCCAGACGGTCCGGCCCGATGTCCGCAACTGCGACGACGACATGGACATCCGTCAGCTGGTCCACATCAAAAAG ATTCCTGGAGGCAGAAAGTTCGACTCCATGGTGGTAAACGGCTTCGTCTGCACCAAGAACATCGCTCACAAGAAG ATGAACTCCTACATCAAGAACCCCAAGATTCTGCTGCTCAAGTGCTCAATCGAGTACCTGTACAGGGAGGAGACCAAGTTCACCTGCATCGACCCCATCGTGCTTCAG GAGAGGGAGTTTCTGAAGAACTACGTGCAGCGCATCGTGGACGTCCGTCCGAACCTGGTGTTGGTGGAGAAGACGGTGTCCCGCATTGCTCAGGACATGCTGTTGGAGCACGGCATCACACTGGTCATCAACGTCAAGCCG CAAGTCTTGGACAGGgtgagtcacatgactcagggGGACCTGGTGATTTCCATGGACCAGCTCCTCACAAAACCCCGTCTGGGAACCTGCCACAAGTTCTTCATGCAGCCCTTCACGCTGGCTAGCA GTGAGGCAAAGACTCTGATGTTCTTCGAGGGTTGTCCTCCTCATCTGGGCTGCTCCATCAAGCTCCGCGGCGCGTCGGAGTATGAACTGGCCAGGGTCAAAGAGATCATCATGCTGATGGTGTGCGTGGCCTACCACTCGCAGCTGGAGATCTCCTTCCTCATGGACGAGTTTGCCATGCCGCCCAGCTTGCCCCAGAGCAGTTCCTTCCCGTGCCTGCTGGAGGGCACCACCGCAGACGAGGACACGGACGGAGACAGCCTGGAGAGGACGGTTGGAAACGACGACTCTACATTAGGAGAACAGCCTGACGACAAAGCACTTCCCTCCAATGGAGAACTGAAGCCACGATCGCCGCCCTGCTCCGTCAGCGAGGAGGCTGTGAGCATGGAGGTGAGGACGTCGTCTCCGTTAAGCACCCCCCCTTCACTGCCTGTGCCCGTggctcctcccttcctcctggaGGACGACCAGGAGATGGACTCGGACACTCTCATCGGGGCCTCTGAGGGGGAGGCGGGGGGAGAGGAAAGCTTATCGAGGGGGGAGTCGCTCGGCCCGGACGACGGCGAGCGTTCGGAGACGCCCACCCCCAAGCTGTTCCGCGACCCCCTGCAGGACGACACGGGGATGTTCGTGACCGAGCAGGTGTCGTCCTCCGACGACCGCCTGAAATCCATCTCTGCCGTGTTCAAGCAGGAGCTGAAGGACATCATAATGTGCATTTCCCCCTTCATCACGTTCAAGGAGCCGTTCCTCCTCACGCCTGCAGGGATGCACTGCCCCAGCAGGGATTACTTCCCCGAACAG GTCTACTTATCTCCTCTCCTCAACAAAGACCTGAAGGAGCTGGACGGGCGCAGAAAGCGGCAGCTGCTCAAAGACTCCGCACCCTCCTCCCTGGCCAACGGTCAGATAAACGGTGCCGCGCAGCCAAAGCCCATCAGCGTCCTGCCGTGTCACGGTCTCACCAGGACCCGCATCGTGGGGCAGCTGAACAGCAGCCAGGATCTGGCCAGGATGCTGGCGGACTACAGAGCCAAAGGGGGCCGAATCCGGCAGAAAGAAGTCGGCGACCCCTTCTGCTCCCCCGCTAGCAGTCAGAGCCGGGCGACCGAGACTGCGAGCAAAGCACCGGCGAAGACTGACGTTGAAGAGGACAAGATGAACAAACAGAATGACATGAGCTGGACCCCGAAG CTGGACTGCCTGAACCCGGTCAACCACCAGCGGCTGTGTGTGCTGTTCAGCAGCTCCTCGGTTCAGTCCAACAACGCTCCCAACCCCTGCGTCAGCCCCTG GATTGTCACCATGGAGTTTTACGGCAAGAACGACCTCTCTCTGGGTGTTTTCCTGGAGCGATACTGCTTCAG GCCGTCGTACCAGTGCCCCAGCATGTTCTGCGAGACTCCCATGGTGCACCACATCCGACGCTTCGTGCACGGCAGCGGCTGCGTGCAGATcgtgctgaaggagctggactCCCCCGTACCCGGTTACCAGCATACCATCCTCAACTACTCCTGGTGCCGCATCTGCAAACAG GTGACTCCGGTGGTGCCGCTCTCCAACGACTCGTGGTCCATGTCTTTTGCCAAATACCTGGAGCTCCGTTTCTACGGCCACCAGTACACCAGACGGGCCAACGCCGAGCCCTGCGGCCACTCCATCCACAAGGATTACCACCAGTACTTCTCCTACAACCAGATGGTGGCGTCCTTCAG CTATACGACTGTGAGGCTGCTGGAGATCTGTCTTCCACGCCCCAAGCTCTTCATCAGGAACCTGGGGCCTTCCAAAAGCAACCTGCAGCAGGACCTGAAGGACTTCTCTCAGAA AGTGACTCAGGTGTACCTGGCCATCGACGACCGCCTCACCTCCCTGAAGACCGAGACCTTCAGCAAAACGCGAGAGGAGAAGATGGAGGACCTGTTCGCTCAGAAAGAC ATGGAGGAGGCGGAGCTACGCAGCTGGATCGAAAAGCTCCAGATGCGACTGCAGGCCTGCGGTCTGGACTCTCCTCAGCAGCTGCAGGCGGTTCTGGAGTCGCTGGTGGTGAAGAAACAGAGTTTGTGTGAGATGCTGCAGTCCTGGAACAGCAG ACTCCAGGAGCTGTTCCAGCAGGAGAAAGGCAGGAAGCGTCTGTCCGTCCCTCCGAGCCCCGGCAGGCACAGACCCACCGCCACTGAAGACGGCAGCAAG AGCGCGGTGGAGTCCTCCCCTCGTAACCCGTCCCCCGTGGTGCAGAACGGAGATAAAG AGGATCGTCACCTCTGCCCGCTGCTCTCAACCACCTCCTCCCTGCTGCCGTCGCCGGGAGACCCCGGAGCTGATCCGGCCACACCGGCACCCCCCTCCGCTGAGCAGGACTCTCTCAGCCTCCCAGaag ACGTGTTTGACGGACACCTGCTGGGCTCCACCGACAGCCAGGTGAAGGAGAAGTCCACCATGAAGGCCATCCTCGCCAACTTCCTGCCCGGCAACAGCTACAACCCCATTGCCATCCCGTT CGATCCAGACAAGCATTACCTGATGTACGAGCACGAGCGGGTGCCCATCGCCGTATGTGAGAGGGAGCCGAGCTCCATCATCGCCTTCGCTCTCAG CTGCAAGGAGTACAAAACGGCGCTGGACGAGCTGTCCAGGGTGTCCAATGCTGGCGTGGACGAGGCTCCGCAGGTCTCCAG CTCTGCTGAGAGTCGGGTGAAGAGCAGCCCTGCCAGGACCAGCGACTCGTCATCGTCGCAGCAGAGCCGCAACAGTTCGGACACGGATCCTCCCA AAGACGCCGACTCGGCCGACAAACAGAAGAAGCAGACGCTAAATCCGCACATCGAGCTGC AGTTCTCCGACACCAGCGCCAAATTCTACTGTCGGATCTACTACGCCGAGGAGTTCCACAAGATGCGCGAGGAGATCATGGAGAGCAGCGAGGAGGATTTCGTCCGCTCGCTGTCGCACTGCGTCAACTGGCAGGCTCGAGGAGGGAAGTCCGGCGCCGTTTTCTACGCCACTGAAG ACGACCGGTTCATCCTGAAGCAGATGCCCCGACTGGAGGTCCAGTCCTTCCTGGACTTCGCGCCGCACTACTTCACCTACATCACCGGAGGCGTGCAGCAGAAG CGGCCGACTGCTCTGGCGAAGATCCTGGGAGTTTACAGGATCGGATACAAGAATTCCCAGAACAACACGGAGAAGAAGCTGGACCTGCTCGTCATGGAAAACCTCTTCTACGGACGCAAGATGGCCCAG GTGTTCGACCTGAAAGGCTCGCTCAGGAACCGTAACGTGAAGACGGACTCGGGGAAGGAGAGCTGCGAGGTGGTTCTCCTGGACGAGAACCTGCTGAAGCTCATCCACGACAACCCTCTGTACATCCGCTCGCACTGCAAGGCCATCCTGCGCGCCGCCATTCACAGCGACGCCTACTTCCTGTCCAGCCACCTCATCATCGACTACTCCCTGCTGGTTGGACGGGACGACGCCACCGACCAGCTGGTGGTCGGGATCATAG ATTATATCAGGACGTTCACTTGGGACAAGAAACTGGAGATGGTCGTCAAATCCACTGGAATCCTGGGAGGTCAAG GGAAGATGCCGACGGTGGTTTCCCCGGAGCTGTACAGAGCTCGTTTCTGTGAAGCCATGGACAAATACTTCCTGATGGTCCCGGACCACTGGACCGGCCTGGGAACCAACTGCTGA